One region of Mucilaginibacter sp. 14171R-50 genomic DNA includes:
- a CDS encoding endonuclease/exonuclease/phosphatase family protein translates to MKAKKSKLPFIDKVFLWINYLLCLALLLSYLAPYVDPRKFWPIAFFGLAYPPMLLVNVLIMFYWLVRKSWYIGLSLITILIGWNVLTSNIGMRLPAGASQTTPQKQLRLMTYNVHNFKRYGEKNDISTKHEILDLVGQEQPDIIGIQEFFTRKKGQYDMIDSVMRIMRAKNYYFEPTMTSAGEAIGMAIFSKYPIKAYGLVQLAAKSSGNQCVFVDVEKDGGVFRMYSVHLQSIRFDPQDYKYLGNLSSKGKTDIGATKRVGWKLKTAFQKRAEQVFIIKDHAKKCPYPYIISGDFNDTPSSFAVNQMAKGLKNAFRFKGAGLGRTYNGAFPNYQIDYVMASPQFDVWEYKIIEKKLSDHYPLSTVLVLK, encoded by the coding sequence ATGAAGGCTAAAAAAAGCAAATTACCCTTTATTGATAAAGTTTTTCTGTGGATAAATTACTTGCTGTGCCTTGCCTTGCTGCTAAGCTACCTGGCGCCCTATGTGGATCCGCGAAAGTTTTGGCCTATCGCTTTTTTTGGCCTGGCTTACCCGCCCATGCTTTTGGTAAACGTATTGATAATGTTTTACTGGCTTGTTCGTAAAAGCTGGTACATTGGCTTATCGCTTATAACCATACTTATTGGCTGGAATGTTTTAACCAGTAATATTGGCATGCGGCTGCCTGCGGGTGCAAGCCAAACAACCCCACAAAAGCAATTGCGTTTAATGACGTACAATGTGCATAATTTTAAACGCTATGGCGAAAAAAACGATATCTCGACCAAACACGAGATCCTGGACCTGGTAGGTCAGGAGCAACCGGATATCATTGGCATACAGGAGTTTTTTACCCGTAAAAAAGGGCAATACGATATGATAGACTCGGTTATGCGGATAATGCGGGCTAAAAACTATTATTTTGAGCCTACCATGACCAGCGCCGGAGAAGCTATTGGCATGGCTATATTCTCTAAATATCCTATAAAGGCTTACGGACTTGTGCAGCTGGCGGCAAAAAGCAGCGGTAACCAGTGTGTATTTGTTGATGTGGAAAAGGATGGCGGGGTGTTTCGCATGTACAGCGTTCACCTGCAATCCATTCGTTTCGACCCCCAGGATTATAAGTACCTTGGCAACCTGTCGTCAAAAGGAAAGACAGATATCGGTGCAACCAAACGCGTTGGCTGGAAATTGAAAACAGCTTTTCAAAAGCGCGCCGAGCAGGTATTTATTATTAAAGACCATGCAAAAAAATGCCCGTATCCGTATATCATATCGGGCGATTTTAATGACACCCCCTCATCCTTTGCGGTAAACCAAATGGCTAAAGGGTTAAAAAATGCCTTCCGTTTTAAGGGGGCGGGGCTGGGGCGCACTTACAATGGCGCTTTCCCAAATTACCAGATAGATTATGTAATGGCCAGCCCGCAGTTTGATGTGTGGGAATACAAGATCATCGAAAAAAAATTGTCAGACCATTATCCTTTAAGCACTGTCCTGGTATTAAAATAA
- the cysS gene encoding cysteine--tRNA ligase → MEQKLFVYNTLTRKKEEFIPLNAGHVGMYVCGPTVYSDVHIGNCRTFISFDLIFRYLLHLGYKVRYVRNITDAGHLEGDSDEGEDKVSKKAKIAQLEPMEIVQKYTVDFHHVMQVFNALPPSIEPTATGHIIEQIELVKDILAKGYAYEVDGSVYFDVEKYNQTQDYGILNGRKLEDMLNNTRSLGGQNEKHGKLDFALWIKAKPEHLMKWPSPWGMGFPGWHLECSAMSNKYLGQQFDIHGGGIDLMPTHHTNEIAQNVACCGKNPASYWLHTNMLTTNGQKMSKSLGNSFLPHELFLGAHPLLKKGYSPMTVRFFFMQASYRSTVDFSNEAIEAAEIFYKKLAETAKKLAALQYADNDTKDEEAEQAIINFCEDCYRSMNDNFNSPKTLEALNNLSKWINTFSGNLKKVGSISEDTFNRMKKTYNDFFFDVLGLKHEDSDSGATDDLMNLIIKLRNEAKANKDYATSDKIREGLKNIGFQLNDNKQGTTDWIRI, encoded by the coding sequence ATGGAACAAAAATTATTTGTTTACAACACTTTAACACGTAAAAAAGAGGAGTTTATCCCGCTTAATGCAGGCCACGTGGGCATGTATGTTTGCGGCCCCACCGTATATAGCGATGTGCATATAGGCAACTGCCGCACGTTTATCAGCTTCGACCTTATTTTCAGATACCTTTTGCACCTGGGCTATAAGGTGCGCTATGTACGTAATATTACAGATGCTGGCCACCTTGAAGGCGATAGCGACGAGGGGGAAGACAAAGTTTCGAAAAAGGCCAAAATAGCCCAGTTGGAGCCGATGGAAATTGTACAAAAGTACACGGTTGATTTTCATCATGTAATGCAGGTATTTAACGCGCTGCCCCCAAGTATAGAGCCGACAGCCACCGGGCATATTATTGAACAGATAGAACTTGTAAAGGATATCCTGGCAAAAGGATATGCCTATGAAGTTGACGGATCGGTTTACTTTGATGTAGAAAAATATAATCAAACCCAGGATTACGGAATATTAAATGGCCGGAAGCTGGAGGATATGCTGAATAACACCCGCAGCCTGGGCGGCCAGAATGAGAAACACGGTAAGCTTGATTTTGCGTTGTGGATAAAAGCCAAGCCCGAGCATTTAATGAAGTGGCCGTCGCCATGGGGCATGGGCTTTCCCGGCTGGCATTTAGAGTGCTCGGCCATGAGCAACAAGTACCTGGGGCAGCAGTTTGATATTCATGGCGGCGGTATCGACCTTATGCCTACCCACCATACTAACGAGATAGCTCAAAATGTAGCTTGCTGCGGCAAAAATCCGGCATCGTACTGGCTGCATACCAATATGCTTACTACCAACGGGCAAAAGATGTCAAAATCGTTAGGCAATAGCTTTTTGCCGCACGAATTGTTCTTAGGCGCGCATCCTTTGTTAAAAAAAGGCTACAGCCCCATGACGGTAAGGTTCTTTTTTATGCAGGCCAGTTACCGCAGCACCGTTGATTTTAGTAACGAAGCCATAGAGGCCGCAGAGATATTCTATAAAAAGCTTGCTGAAACGGCTAAAAAGCTGGCTGCATTGCAGTATGCGGATAACGATACAAAGGATGAAGAAGCAGAGCAGGCAATTATTAATTTCTGCGAAGATTGCTATCGCAGTATGAACGACAATTTTAATTCGCCAAAGACGTTAGAAGCATTGAACAATCTGTCTAAATGGATCAACACCTTTTCGGGTAACCTCAAAAAGGTCGGCTCGATATCAGAGGACACATTTAACAGGATGAAGAAAACATATAACGATTTCTTTTTTGATGTTTTAGGCCTTAAGCATGAAGATAGCGATAGCGGAGCCACTGATGACCTGATGAACCTGATCATAAAGCTGCGTAACGAAGCCAAAGCGAACAAGGACTATGCAACATCAGATAAGATAAGGGAAGGGCTTAAAAATATCGGGTTTCAGTTAAACGATAACAAACAAGGCACTACCGATTGGATCCGGATATAA